Genomic DNA from Corallococcus macrosporus:
TTGCTCCGTTGACGCCTCCGACCATTGGCAACACCACCCCGGGCCGGGACCTGAAGCGCCGCTTCCTGTGGCTGGGCCTGGCCATGTCGCTGGGCATGGTGGCGCTGGCCATCCAGCTGTACCGGCTCCAGCTCATCCGCCATGAGGAGTACGCCGCCAAGAGCGTGGCGAACTTCGTGAAGGAGGTGCGCCTGCGCGCCGACCGCGGCGTCATCAAGGATGCGCGCGGCACCATCCTGGTGGACAGCCGCCCCTCCTTCGACGCCTTCGTCACGCCGGCCTTCTGCACGGACTGTTTCGAGCAGGTGATTCCGCGCCTGGCGGAGCTGCTCCAGTGGGACGCGGATCAGCGCAAGAAGATTGAAGACCTGGTGCGCGCCAGCCGCCGCAACGCGCCCTTCCAGCCGGTGCCGGTGCGCGTGGACCTGACGCGTGACGAGTACGACCGGCTCAACGCCCGGCGCGACATCCTGGACGGCGTGGAGGTGGTGCCCGTGCCGCACCGCAACTACCGCGCGGACACGGTGCTGTCGCACGTGCTGGGCTACATGAACGAAATCACCCAGGAGGAGCTGGAGCGCCTCAACGGGGACGGCGCGAAGTACGCGCTGGGGGACTACATCGGCCGACGCGGCCTGGAGCGCTACTTCGAGTCCAAGCTGCGCGGGCAGGACGGCGTGCGCAAGGAAGTGGTGAACGCGCGCGGCCAGACGATTGAAGAGCTCAACGACAAGCTGGGCGAGAACGCCGTCATCCCGCCCACGGCCGGCAGCAACGTGGTGCTCTCCATCGACATGCGCCTGCAGGAGGAGGCGGAGCGCGCGTTCCCGGGCGTGACGGGCGCGGTGGTGGCCATCGACGTGAACACCGGCTTCATCAAGGCGCTGGTGTCCCGCCCCGGCTTCGACCCCAACCTCCTTACGGGCCGCGTGACGCCCACGCAGATGGCCACGCTGGCGCGCGACCCGCTCCACCCGATGATCAACCGCGTGGCCGCGGAGCACTACAGCCCAGGCTCCACGTTCAAGGTCGTGACGCAGCTGGCGGCCTTCAAGTCCGGCGTGTTCCGCCCGGAGACGGTGGTGCACTGCTCCGGCGGCTACCGGCTGGGCGCGCGCGTGTGGCGCTGCCACAAGGACAGCGGCCACGGGCCCCTGGACGGCAAGGGCGCCATGAAGGCGTCGTGCGACTCGTGGTTCTACAAGGTGGCGGACACCATCGGCCTGGACCCCATCGCGGAGATGGGCAAGTCGCTGGGCCTGGGCCGCCCCACCGGCATCGGCGTGGTGGCGGAGGTGCCGGGCATCATGCCGTCCAGCGCGTACCACGACAAAGCCTCGCCTGGCGGCTACACCAAGGGCATGGCGCTCAACAGCGCCATCGGGCAGGGCGACGACAACGTGACGCCGCTGCAACTGGCCCTGGTCTACGCGGCCGTGGCCAACGGCGGGAAGCTCTACAAGCCGCAGATGGTGCAGCGGCTGGAGAACCTGGACGGGCAGGTGATGGAGGAGTTCAAGCCGGAGGTGGTGTCGAAGGTGGACATCAACCCCACGCACCTGAAGGCCATCGTGGAGGGACTGGAGGCGGTGGCGCAGGAGCCCGGCGGCACCGCGTACCGCGCGAAGCTCAAGTCGGGCCTGCCCCCGGACTTCCTCGTGGCGGCGAAGACGGGCACCGCGCAGGTGGCGCGCATCGGCACGGTGCGTCTGAAGACGCACCAGATGAGCTACTTCGAGCGCGACCACGCGTGGTTCGCCGGCTTCGCGCCCGCGGACAAGCCGGAGCTGGCCGTGGTGGTGCTCAACGAGCACGGCGGCCACGGCGGCGTGGACGCGGCGCCCACGGCCATGGCGGTGATGAAGAAGTACTTCGAATTGAAGGCGCAGGACGCCACGTCCCCGCCGCCCCGCGCCAACCAGCCCTACACGCCGTCGTTGCCGCCGGCGCCCAGTCTGGATGAAGCGGCGCTCACCCGCGCCGTGGTGCCGCCGCCCAAGGTGGTGTCCCCGGGTGAGCCCATCCAGCCGCCCTCGGAAACCGGAGACGACAGTGCAACTGCGGATTGAGCGCCGGATGATGCCCCACGTGCCGTGGGGGCTCGTCGTGTGCGTGCTGGGCGTGTGCGCGCTCGGCATCTGGAACCTGGCGTCCGCCGCCCGGCCCCCCATGGCGCCCGTGTGGCACAGCCAGGCGCTCTACCTGGCCGTGGGCCTGGGCGCGGTCCTGACGGTGTGCCTGGTGGACTACCGCTGGATCCAGCGGATGGCCTTCCCCATCTACGTGGCCAACATCCTGGCGCTGCTGGCGCTGCGCGTGGTGGGCCATACCGCCAAGGGCGCGGAGAGCTGGTTCGCCATTGGCCCGTTCCGCCTGCAGCCCGCGGAGTTCATGAAGATTGGCGTCGTGCTGATGCTGGCCAAGGTCTAC
This window encodes:
- the mrdA gene encoding penicillin-binding protein 2 gives rise to the protein MTPPTIGNTTPGRDLKRRFLWLGLAMSLGMVALAIQLYRLQLIRHEEYAAKSVANFVKEVRLRADRGVIKDARGTILVDSRPSFDAFVTPAFCTDCFEQVIPRLAELLQWDADQRKKIEDLVRASRRNAPFQPVPVRVDLTRDEYDRLNARRDILDGVEVVPVPHRNYRADTVLSHVLGYMNEITQEELERLNGDGAKYALGDYIGRRGLERYFESKLRGQDGVRKEVVNARGQTIEELNDKLGENAVIPPTAGSNVVLSIDMRLQEEAERAFPGVTGAVVAIDVNTGFIKALVSRPGFDPNLLTGRVTPTQMATLARDPLHPMINRVAAEHYSPGSTFKVVTQLAAFKSGVFRPETVVHCSGGYRLGARVWRCHKDSGHGPLDGKGAMKASCDSWFYKVADTIGLDPIAEMGKSLGLGRPTGIGVVAEVPGIMPSSAYHDKASPGGYTKGMALNSAIGQGDDNVTPLQLALVYAAVANGGKLYKPQMVQRLENLDGQVMEEFKPEVVSKVDINPTHLKAIVEGLEAVAQEPGGTAYRAKLKSGLPPDFLVAAKTGTAQVARIGTVRLKTHQMSYFERDHAWFAGFAPADKPELAVVVLNEHGGHGGVDAAPTAMAVMKKYFELKAQDATSPPPRANQPYTPSLPPAPSLDEAALTRAVVPPPKVVSPGEPIQPPSETGDDSATAD